Proteins co-encoded in one Listeria ivanovii subsp. ivanovii genomic window:
- a CDS encoding NAD(P)-dependent oxidoreductase: MKIAIIGATGKAGNEITKEAVRREHDVTGFVRNKAKLTTEIKAIEKDIFDLTTSDLEGFDVVVDAFNAAPGEESLHQTSLKHLSTILKGTNTRLIVVGGAGSLYVDPEETIRVMDTPDFPAAYLPTATNMGEAFNVLQKETNVNWTYISPAAFFNPDGARTGEYQTALNVLTTNAAGNSEISYADYAIALVDEIENAKHLKQRFSVVSK; this comes from the coding sequence ATGAAAATAGCAATTATCGGAGCAACTGGAAAAGCAGGAAATGAAATTACGAAAGAAGCAGTTCGTCGCGAGCATGATGTCACAGGATTCGTTCGTAATAAAGCAAAACTCACCACCGAAATTAAAGCAATTGAAAAAGATATTTTCGACCTAACTACAAGTGACTTAGAAGGTTTTGATGTGGTCGTTGATGCGTTTAATGCCGCACCAGGCGAAGAAAGCTTACACCAAACATCATTAAAACATCTTTCTACTATATTAAAGGGAACAAATACACGCTTAATCGTTGTTGGCGGGGCAGGGAGCTTATACGTTGACCCTGAGGAAACGATTCGTGTCATGGATACACCGGATTTCCCTGCAGCCTATTTACCGACAGCAACCAACATGGGAGAAGCTTTTAACGTACTTCAAAAAGAAACGAATGTCAACTGGACCTACATAAGTCCAGCAGCTTTCTTTAATCCAGACGGAGCTAGAACTGGCGAATACCAAACAGCGCTTAACGTCTTAACTACCAACGCAGCAGGAAATAGTGAAATTAGTTATGCTGATTATGCGATTGCACTCGTGGACGAAATCGAAAATGCTAAACATTTGAAGCAACGTTTTAGTGTCGTATCTAAATAA
- a CDS encoding DUF6054 family protein: protein MPSIRYIVKTDVAETLEIIKQGQVGSNIVFSEIRTFEFGELASLACEKFYFRSSNRAALFVNIHNFNGETEITIISTGSSNGFLTGIDWGAALDYMHSVVADLKRVAIREVEINKKEDI from the coding sequence ATGCCATCCATTCGTTACATTGTCAAGACAGATGTGGCTGAGACACTTGAAATCATCAAGCAAGGTCAAGTTGGTTCTAATATTGTGTTTTCAGAGATTCGTACGTTTGAATTTGGAGAGCTCGCATCACTTGCATGCGAAAAATTCTACTTTCGGTCTTCTAACCGAGCAGCTTTATTTGTAAATATTCATAATTTTAACGGGGAAACAGAAATAACGATTATCTCAACAGGCAGTTCGAATGGCTTTCTCACTGGCATTGATTGGGGAGCAGCTCTTGATTACATGCATAGTGTCGTAGCTGATCTAAAACGAGTTGCTATACGTGAAGTGGAAATAAATAAAAAGGAAGACATCTAA
- a CDS encoding DUF2812 domain-containing protein: MEKKTIKFFTVDNMEKEVAYLNDMAQQGWFLKEYKSFRYHFVKGTPAEYSYAIDYKETTGDEEEYKTLFADAGWEHVYSYPILNGNWMYFRKLITVDETSQAIFTDKESLSQLFRKIRKRWSLFGALISIMIIVDFLIVFQIDNFSGSALFIFAVLLILVILYGKMFINLTRKINKLNSNS; the protein is encoded by the coding sequence ATGGAGAAAAAAACCATCAAATTTTTCACAGTCGATAATATGGAAAAAGAAGTGGCTTATTTAAATGATATGGCGCAACAAGGTTGGTTTTTGAAAGAATACAAATCATTTAGATACCATTTCGTAAAGGGAACACCGGCAGAGTATAGCTATGCGATTGATTATAAAGAAACGACCGGCGATGAAGAGGAATATAAAACCCTTTTTGCAGATGCGGGTTGGGAACATGTCTATTCCTATCCGATTTTGAATGGGAACTGGATGTATTTTCGCAAACTTATAACCGTGGATGAAACAAGCCAGGCTATTTTCACCGATAAAGAATCTCTTAGTCAGCTATTTAGAAAAATTCGTAAGCGGTGGTCTTTATTTGGTGCCTTAATAAGCATTATGATTATAGTGGATTTTTTAATCGTTTTTCAAATAGATAATTTTTCGGGTAGTGCGCTATTCATTTTTGCAGTACTACTGATTCTTGTCATCCTCTATGGCAAAATGTTTATCAATCTTACACGAAAAATAAACAAACTAAATAGTAACTCTTGA
- the pheS gene encoding phenylalanine--tRNA ligase subunit alpha yields MLEQLKSLKSEAEVQIAAATDLKTLNDLRVKYLGKKGPMTEIMKQMGKLSAEERPKMGSLANEVRTALTEAISSKQEILEKEAINEKLKSETIDVTLPGTNPSIGTSHLLTQVIEEMEDMFIGMGYTIAEGPEVELDYYNFEALNLPKDHPARDMQDSFYITENTLLRTQTSPVQARTMEKHDFKNGPIKVICPGKVYRRDNDDATHSHQFTQIEGLVVGENITFADLKGTLTVLAKTMFGEEREIRLRPSFFPFTEPSVEMDISCFKCGGKGCRVCKGTGWIEILGSGMVHPNVLEMSGIDSTRYSGFAFGLGPERVAMLKYAVDDIRHLYTNDLRFTKQFQSTETGEI; encoded by the coding sequence ATGTTAGAACAATTGAAATCGCTGAAAAGTGAGGCAGAAGTACAAATTGCCGCGGCAACAGATTTAAAAACATTGAACGACTTACGAGTGAAATACCTTGGAAAAAAAGGGCCAATGACAGAAATCATGAAACAAATGGGGAAACTTTCAGCAGAAGAACGTCCAAAAATGGGCTCACTCGCTAATGAAGTTAGAACAGCTCTAACCGAAGCGATTTCAAGCAAACAAGAAATTTTAGAAAAAGAAGCAATCAATGAAAAATTAAAATCCGAAACAATCGATGTCACTTTACCCGGTACGAATCCAAGTATCGGAACTTCTCATTTACTAACACAAGTTATTGAAGAAATGGAAGATATGTTTATTGGAATGGGTTATACCATTGCGGAAGGCCCAGAAGTAGAGTTAGATTACTACAACTTCGAAGCATTAAATTTACCAAAAGATCACCCAGCTCGCGATATGCAAGATAGCTTCTATATTACAGAAAACACGCTTTTACGCACGCAAACTTCTCCAGTACAAGCAAGAACAATGGAAAAACATGACTTTAAAAATGGACCAATCAAAGTTATCTGTCCAGGGAAAGTATACCGTCGTGATAATGATGACGCGACCCATTCTCACCAATTTACTCAAATTGAAGGACTCGTAGTCGGTGAAAATATTACTTTTGCGGACTTAAAAGGAACATTAACTGTACTTGCAAAAACGATGTTTGGCGAAGAACGTGAAATTCGTTTACGCCCATCATTTTTCCCGTTCACAGAGCCCTCTGTTGAAATGGATATCTCTTGTTTCAAATGTGGCGGTAAAGGTTGTCGCGTTTGTAAGGGAACGGGTTGGATTGAAATTTTAGGCAGTGGAATGGTTCATCCCAATGTACTCGAAATGTCAGGAATTGATTCAACTCGTTACAGTGGATTCGCTTTCGGACTTGGACCAGAACGTGTGGCAATGTTGAAATATGCAGTAGATGATATTCGCCATTTATATACGAATGATTTACGCTTTACGAAACAATTTCAAAGCACAGAAACGGGGGAAATCTAA
- a CDS encoding PadR family transcriptional regulator, which produces MDEKLRKTYLPMTETAFYILLSLIEPRHGYAIIENVAGMTKNRIKLGPGTIYGSLSKMSKDGLIQIIQEESNRKIYQITETGKEILHLEKTRIEELYRNTRGI; this is translated from the coding sequence ATGGATGAAAAATTGCGAAAAACATATCTGCCAATGACAGAAACAGCTTTTTATATATTGCTGTCATTAATAGAACCAAGACATGGCTATGCAATTATTGAAAACGTCGCCGGCATGACCAAAAATCGCATCAAGCTCGGTCCAGGAACAATTTACGGCAGTTTATCCAAAATGAGTAAAGACGGATTAATCCAAATTATCCAAGAAGAAAGCAATCGAAAAATCTATCAAATAACAGAAACTGGCAAAGAAATCCTACATTTAGAAAAAACGCGGATTGAAGAATTGTATAGAAATACGAGGGGGATATAA
- a CDS encoding IS1182 family transposase has product MLSKHQQQARNQLVAISLDDLVPEDHLVRKVDNMINFDFIYPLVEHTYSHIGRPSVDPVVLIKLVLIQYLFGIRSMRQTIKEVETNMAYRWFLGYDFNQKIPHFSTFGKNYVRRFAETDVFEQIFYRILKQAMDAGLVEPEVAFVDSTHVKANANKHKFHKKLVRKETRVYQEVLEEEINVSRVAEGKKPFTRKESQEEKEIKISNTDPESGYYVKGEREKQFAYSFHTACDTNGFILGSIITPGNIHDSQQLVPLIEKLKNTLSTPSVVVADAGYKTPIIAKYLWSQGIEAVLPYTRPKGKEGLFSKRAFLYDQYLDSYICPNNSLLSYVRTTRDGYRLYKSTPLHCSSCSLLKDCTQNKQKEKTTLRHIWEPYLEVSEELRFTEQHKKWYKRRKETIERCFADAKEKHGMRWTTYRELAKVTLQAMLTFAAMNLKKMANWLWKKAMPFYFFAYKQKKNESSHRLTFENYRFSTVWNDYSFIM; this is encoded by the coding sequence ATGCTTTCTAAACATCAACAACAAGCACGAAATCAATTAGTAGCTATTTCTTTAGATGATTTGGTCCCAGAGGACCATTTAGTAAGAAAAGTAGATAATATGATTAACTTTGACTTTATCTATCCATTGGTAGAACATACTTATTCTCATATTGGAAGACCTAGTGTAGATCCGGTAGTCCTCATAAAGTTAGTACTCATTCAATATCTTTTTGGTATCCGTTCCATGCGCCAAACCATCAAGGAAGTAGAAACGAACATGGCTTATCGCTGGTTTTTAGGGTATGATTTCAATCAGAAAATCCCCCACTTCTCTACTTTCGGAAAAAACTATGTTCGACGTTTTGCAGAAACGGATGTATTTGAACAAATTTTTTATCGCATTTTAAAACAAGCAATGGATGCTGGTTTAGTCGAACCTGAAGTTGCTTTTGTGGATTCTACCCATGTGAAAGCGAATGCGAATAAACATAAATTTCATAAAAAATTGGTTCGAAAAGAAACACGCGTTTATCAAGAAGTACTAGAAGAGGAAATTAATGTAAGCCGGGTTGCCGAAGGAAAAAAGCCTTTCACCAGGAAAGAAAGTCAGGAGGAGAAAGAAATTAAAATAAGTAATACAGATCCCGAAAGCGGCTACTATGTCAAAGGGGAACGAGAAAAACAATTTGCTTATTCTTTCCATACGGCTTGTGATACCAATGGTTTTATTCTAGGGTCTATTATTACTCCAGGAAACATTCACGATAGTCAACAGTTAGTTCCACTTATCGAAAAATTAAAAAACACCCTTTCGACGCCTTCGGTGGTGGTTGCTGATGCAGGTTATAAGACACCAATTATCGCTAAGTATCTTTGGAGTCAAGGCATAGAAGCGGTGCTTCCTTATACTCGACCAAAAGGAAAAGAAGGGTTATTTTCAAAACGGGCATTTCTATATGATCAGTATTTAGACAGTTATATTTGTCCCAATAACTCGTTATTATCTTATGTTCGAACTACAAGAGATGGTTATCGTCTTTATAAATCTACTCCTCTTCACTGTAGTAGTTGTTCCCTATTAAAGGATTGCACGCAAAATAAACAAAAGGAAAAAACGACTCTGCGACATATCTGGGAGCCTTACTTAGAAGTATCAGAGGAATTGCGTTTCACAGAACAGCATAAAAAATGGTATAAACGCAGAAAAGAAACCATCGAAAGATGTTTTGCGGATGCCAAAGAAAAGCATGGTATGAGATGGACTACTTATCGCGAACTTGCGAAAGTAACTCTCCAAGCAATGCTTACTTTTGCAGCCATGAACCTGAAAAAGATGGCTAACTGGCTATGGAAAAAGGCTATGCCTTTTTATTTTTTTGCCTATAAACAGAAAAAAAACGAAAGTTCTCATCGTTTAACCTTTGAGAACTACCGTTTTTCTACAGTCTGGAACGATTATTCGTTTATTATGTGA
- a CDS encoding CPCC family cysteine-rich protein — protein sequence MKKYRCLCCGNLTLATRAEYDICPVCFWEDDAYLMLDGDEMRFLYYEQKPLPEDLLNLHSGANHGLTLKEGQQNYKAFGACEKEMIPHVRKPKPFEKS from the coding sequence ATGAAGAAATACAGATGTTTATGCTGCGGTAATTTAACCTTAGCAACAAGAGCAGAATATGATATTTGTCCGGTTTGTTTTTGGGAGGATGATGCGTATTTGATGTTAGATGGAGATGAAATGCGCTTTTTATATTATGAACAAAAACCATTGCCAGAAGACTTGCTTAATTTACATTCTGGTGCCAATCATGGTTTGACTTTAAAAGAAGGGCAACAAAATTACAAAGCATTTGGCGCCTGCGAAAAAGAAATGATACCACACGTTAGAAAACCAAAACCTTTCGAAAAAAGTTAA
- a CDS encoding winged helix-turn-helix transcriptional regulator, producing the protein MTDAHVVCPKFESAFQLLGKRWTGLIINVLLTGPKRFKQVAAEIPQMSDRVLAERLKELEEMDICVRQVYPETPVRIEYELTEKGKALQEVMLEVQCWADKWVEVAN; encoded by the coding sequence ATGACTGATGCACATGTTGTATGTCCGAAGTTTGAATCGGCGTTCCAATTGTTAGGTAAACGCTGGACTGGACTTATCATCAATGTCTTACTGACTGGTCCAAAAAGGTTTAAACAAGTTGCCGCCGAAATCCCGCAAATGAGTGATCGGGTGCTTGCAGAGCGTTTGAAGGAACTTGAGGAAATGGATATTTGCGTAAGACAAGTTTATCCAGAAACTCCTGTACGCATTGAATATGAACTAACTGAAAAAGGGAAAGCACTCCAAGAAGTCATGCTTGAAGTTCAGTGCTGGGCTGATAAATGGGTGGAAGTAGCAAATTAA
- a CDS encoding M42 family metallopeptidase has translation MDEQLKMLKALTDAKGIPGNERAVRNVFREYIEPLADSFETDGLGSAIAKKVGNETGPKIMITGHLDEVGFMVSQIDDKGFIKFQTVGGWVSQVMLAQKVTIVTRAGEEIIGVIGSKPPHVMTAAERQKSFDIKDMFIDVGAVDKSEVESYGIRPGDMIVPAFDFTVMKNEKFLLAKAWDNRIGLAIAIEVLKNLQKEQHPNIVYGVGTVQEEVGLRGAKTAAHFVQPDIGFGVDVGIAGDTPGVTDKEAMSKMGKGPQIVIYDASMVAHKGLRDFVTDVADELAIPYQYEAIPMGGTDSGSIHLTGNGIPSLSITIATRYIHSHSSMLHRDDFDNAVKLITEVVKRLDQEKVTEIRLG, from the coding sequence ATGGATGAACAATTAAAGATGTTAAAAGCGTTAACTGATGCGAAGGGTATTCCTGGTAATGAGCGTGCAGTTAGAAACGTATTTCGTGAGTATATTGAGCCGCTTGCTGATAGTTTTGAAACAGACGGTTTAGGAAGTGCAATTGCGAAAAAAGTTGGTAATGAAACAGGACCAAAAATTATGATAACTGGTCATTTAGATGAAGTTGGTTTTATGGTAAGCCAAATTGACGATAAAGGTTTCATCAAATTTCAAACAGTTGGTGGTTGGGTTTCTCAAGTAATGCTAGCACAAAAAGTAACAATCGTAACACGTGCAGGAGAAGAAATTATTGGAGTGATTGGTTCTAAACCACCACACGTTATGACAGCTGCAGAACGTCAAAAATCATTTGATATTAAAGACATGTTTATTGATGTCGGTGCGGTAGATAAATCCGAAGTAGAAAGTTACGGAATTCGTCCTGGCGACATGATAGTTCCAGCTTTTGATTTTACAGTAATGAAAAACGAGAAGTTTTTACTTGCGAAGGCATGGGATAACAGAATTGGACTTGCAATCGCTATCGAAGTACTTAAAAACTTACAAAAAGAACAGCATCCAAATATTGTCTATGGTGTAGGAACGGTTCAAGAAGAAGTAGGCTTACGTGGTGCAAAAACAGCAGCACATTTCGTTCAACCAGATATTGGTTTTGGTGTCGATGTTGGTATCGCAGGGGACACACCAGGCGTAACAGATAAAGAAGCAATGAGTAAAATGGGCAAAGGTCCGCAAATTGTCATTTATGATGCATCGATGGTTGCGCATAAAGGTCTTCGTGACTTTGTAACAGATGTGGCTGATGAATTAGCTATTCCATATCAGTACGAAGCTATTCCAATGGGCGGAACGGATTCCGGTTCAATTCATTTAACAGGTAATGGCATCCCGTCCTTATCCATCACAATCGCGACTCGCTATATTCATTCACATTCGTCCATGTTACATCGCGATGATTTCGACAATGCCGTAAAATTAATTACCGAAGTAGTCAAACGTTTAGACCAAGAAAAAGTAACAGAAATTCGACTAGGTTGA
- a CDS encoding TrmH family RNA methyltransferase, which translates to MEQIQSVKNDRVKTWKKLQTRKGRDKTGTYLVEGFHLVEEALRQDGLVLELLVSKDVSVPEEWLKGNYDVLEISTEISHFISETMTEQGVFAVVATTEPDMMLLYGKKLLLVDAVQDPGNVGTIIRTADAAGYDAVILGRGSADLYNPKVIRSAQGSHFHIPVIQANLFDWILNLEEEGVPVIGAVLDEQAKSLMDTPKRETLALMVGNEGNGISPELQARLSEKVYIPIYGDSESLNVAVAAGILLYGLRK; encoded by the coding sequence ATGGAACAGATTCAATCCGTAAAAAACGACCGTGTGAAAACATGGAAAAAATTACAAACAAGAAAAGGCCGTGATAAAACAGGCACCTATTTGGTGGAAGGTTTTCATTTAGTGGAGGAAGCATTACGTCAAGATGGTCTTGTGCTTGAGCTACTTGTTTCAAAAGATGTTTCTGTTCCTGAAGAGTGGCTAAAAGGAAACTATGATGTTTTGGAGATTAGCACGGAAATCAGTCATTTCATTAGTGAAACAATGACAGAACAAGGCGTATTCGCGGTAGTTGCTACGACTGAGCCAGATATGATGTTGCTCTACGGGAAAAAACTACTTTTAGTGGATGCTGTTCAAGATCCTGGTAATGTTGGGACAATAATTCGGACAGCAGATGCAGCTGGATATGATGCAGTAATACTTGGTCGTGGTAGCGCGGATCTCTATAATCCAAAAGTTATTCGTAGTGCCCAAGGGAGTCATTTTCATATTCCTGTCATTCAAGCAAACTTATTTGATTGGATTCTGAATTTAGAAGAAGAGGGTGTTCCAGTAATTGGTGCAGTGCTTGATGAGCAAGCTAAATCATTAATGGACACTCCAAAAAGAGAAACGCTGGCATTAATGGTTGGAAATGAAGGAAATGGTATCTCGCCTGAATTACAAGCTAGACTTTCAGAAAAAGTATATATTCCTATTTATGGTGACAGTGAATCTTTAAATGTAGCAGTTGCAGCTGGAATTTTACTTTACGGTTTAAGAAAATAA
- a CDS encoding Rrf2 family transcriptional regulator, producing MAISTRFSVAVHILTLIDMNQERAITSDFIAASVNTNPVVIRRIMSKLKKAGLIHSSPGVSGTYLLKAASEITLYDIYAAVDETEQLFDIHKNPNPNCEVGANIQDTLDTVFNHAQQQMEADLKQTNLSQITANIKQKATN from the coding sequence ATGGCCATTTCAACACGTTTTAGCGTTGCAGTTCATATTTTAACATTAATAGATATGAACCAAGAACGCGCGATTACATCTGACTTTATTGCCGCAAGCGTAAATACGAACCCAGTTGTCATTAGACGAATCATGAGTAAACTGAAAAAAGCCGGGCTAATTCATTCAAGTCCCGGAGTTAGTGGTACTTATTTATTAAAAGCAGCCTCAGAAATTACGTTGTATGATATTTATGCCGCAGTGGATGAGACAGAGCAGCTTTTTGACATTCATAAAAATCCAAATCCGAATTGTGAAGTAGGCGCGAATATTCAAGATACACTCGACACCGTTTTTAACCACGCGCAACAACAGATGGAAGCAGATTTAAAACAAACTAATTTAAGTCAAATAACTGCGAATATAAAACAAAAAGCAACTAACTAG
- a CDS encoding glucosaminidase domain-containing protein, which yields MKYRKLSKKKNQKRLLGIAGVLVLIVLVGVIASVVRQQYLIMTAPEPDPAFHSKEQNFLNELSPHAQEIQEKHGILTSITLAQAILESDWGQSDLAQKGNNLFGVKGKSPQPLVTMSTKEFVDGEWIEVNANFRKYKDWNESLDAHAELFLSGTTWNKDKYNGVVAADDYKKAAQELQAAGYATDPDYAEKLTTIIENYDLQLYDRIDDKIYYDTKSTGYCNVKEDVSGAIWTRPYGLSGAQKVEEINYYKREDLKLLREAKTDSGTWYQIAVADEPIGWVKQELIEKK from the coding sequence CTGAAATATCGCAAACTATCTAAAAAGAAAAACCAAAAAAGACTACTTGGGATAGCAGGAGTACTAGTTCTTATTGTTTTAGTAGGAGTCATTGCTTCGGTTGTTAGACAGCAATATTTAATTATGACAGCGCCAGAACCCGATCCAGCATTTCATTCCAAAGAACAAAATTTTCTAAATGAACTGTCACCTCACGCGCAAGAAATTCAGGAAAAGCATGGGATTTTAACTAGTATTACATTAGCACAGGCAATTTTAGAATCAGACTGGGGACAAAGTGATTTAGCGCAGAAAGGGAATAATTTATTCGGCGTTAAAGGAAAATCACCGCAGCCGCTCGTAACGATGTCGACAAAAGAGTTTGTTGATGGAGAATGGATTGAAGTAAATGCTAACTTCCGAAAGTACAAAGACTGGAATGAGTCACTCGATGCGCATGCAGAACTTTTCTTAAGTGGAACTACTTGGAACAAAGACAAATACAATGGTGTTGTAGCAGCTGACGATTATAAAAAAGCCGCACAGGAGTTACAAGCAGCTGGCTATGCAACGGACCCAGACTACGCAGAAAAATTAACTACTATCATTGAAAACTATGATTTACAACTATATGATAGAATCGATGATAAAATCTATTATGATACCAAGTCAACTGGATATTGTAATGTAAAAGAGGACGTTTCAGGTGCCATTTGGACAAGACCATATGGACTATCTGGTGCGCAAAAAGTAGAAGAAATTAACTACTATAAACGAGAAGATTTAAAACTCTTGCGTGAAGCAAAAACAGACAGTGGAACATGGTATCAAATTGCTGTAGCTGACGAGCCAATTGGCTGGGTAAAGCAAGAATTAATTGAAAAAAAGTAA